Below is a window of Rhodamnia argentea isolate NSW1041297 chromosome 11, ASM2092103v1, whole genome shotgun sequence DNA.
AGCCACTGACAACTTCAACCAGGCAAATATTATTGGTTGTGGGGCCTTTGGCTTGGTCTACAGAGCAATCTTGCCGAACGGGGAGAAGCTGGCTGTGAAAAAACTCTCAGGGGACATGGGCCTTATGGAGAAGGAATTCAAAGCTGAGGTGGAAGTTCTTTCCAATGCTCGGCATGAGAATTTGGTTGCCCTTCAGGGTTACTGCATCCATGAAGGTTCTCGTCTACTTATATATACTTACATGGAGAACGGAAGTCTTGATTATTGGTTGCATGAGAAGAGCGACGGTCCGGCTCAACTGGACTGGCCCTCTAGGCTGAAGATAGCCCAAGGCGCAAGTTGCGGGCTGGCTTACATGCACCTGATATGCGAGCCGCACATCGTACACCGAGACATCAAATCCAGCAACATTCTTCTTGATGAGAAATTTGAAGCACATGTAGCTGATTTTGGATTGTCCAGATTGATTCTTCCTTATCATACTCATGTTACCACGGAGCTCGTCGGTACCTTGGGCTATATTCCCCCTGAATATGCTCATTCTTGGATAGCCACGTTAAGAGGCGATGTGTACAGTTTTGGGGTGGTCATGTTGGAGTTGCTTACAGGGAAACGACCTGTAGATGTGTCGAAGCCAAAAGAGTCGAGAGAGTTGGTGAAGTGGGTGCATGAAATGGGGAAGCAGGGGAGACAGGAGCAAATTTTCGACTCTCTTCTCAGAGGAAAGGGATTCGAGGATCAGATGCTGCAAGTTCTCGATGTGGCAATGCTATGCGTGAATGACAACCCTGTCAAGAGGCCAACCATCAAGGAAGTGGTGGATTGGCTCAAGAATGTAGGCATCAACTCACTGACCCCAAATGGGAAGTGAATCTTATTAAATTGCAAGAACTTGGCGCCAAAGCAGCCCAAATATCATGGAATGCAGTTGCTGCAGATTTTTCAGTTCTTATACGTGTAACTTGCTTGTGTAGACTAGAGAATGTATTTCCTGGGGACATGTACAGGGGAAAGGAGGTGTAATTCAGCGACTCGGTCACTAGCTCTAGGCAGTTGGAGAGTAAATAATGTCATTCGAGGACCATCACTCTTCCCTACTTCTTTACATGTTTTTACCAGAATGTATACACACTTCAAAGGATGGATGGCTtcgatgcaaatttttttgtggtgcGAACTCAGCTTGGTTTGAGTTATACAAATTTAAGGTTACATTGAAGGAAAAGGGGATGTCAGAGCTTGTAAGAGGTAAGGTCACGGTACACTTCCCTACACAGAACGTTTGACATGTTTACTGTAAAGTAATGAGCAAACTTTTATACGATTTGATTTTGTCCACCATGTGCCCTGTCCCTTGATGCTCTGCTCTGCTCGCACACTGTATTATGTTAATAAAGAAAGTGAAGGAGATGAGTTGGGAAGGAGTGTTTTGACAATCCAGAACATTTCATTTGTTTGGGTGTATCTTCTCCTTTGTGTTTGACAGTACATGACTCTGTTCTCGTGGAATGAACATGAACTCAACGGGAACGACACGGGTAGTGTAGCAACAATATGTGACGATCTTCCAGATTATACATAACTTCTGTCAATCGATACCGGGAGCAGTAGATTAGATGAAACGACTGTAATTGCTATGATGTTAAATTCTTTTGTTGATGCATACTTAAAGGAACAAGAGTGTAAGTGGGAAGGCCTCAAAGAGCTTCAAAAGCAGAAGACCAGTCCAGTATTATTAACCTGGAGAAGGGGTTCAACTGATGAAGAACACAACTCACCCTGGCTCTTTCCTTAGGATGTAAAGAAGCTATTGATCCATTAGAACTCTTCTACCTTGTCGTTACGAAGCTCTTACAAGAAGTAGATGGGATCAAATCCAAATTCGCCGGTATCTGATTCAGTAAAAGCAGACGCTTGACAACTTGAAGCAGATTGTTCAGTAAGGTAGTCGGAAATTTCCTTCGATCTTTCAAGAACGAGCTGAAATGGGCTTAAATTCATAGTTGCCAgatgaaatttcttttgattctgTGCCGGGGACCTGAAACTTCAGGTTCATATGATCTCTTCCGATCACCGATGAGGAATTGATAGATCACCTTCTTCCAAAACGCTCTCAAACATGGAGCATCGCAAGGAGTGGCAAATCGTTAGTGATGAGTGGTTGAATAGGAATTATATCGGCCCCGAAAAGATCGGACGGGAGAGATGAATAGTATCAAATTGAACCGACCAAACTGCTACGATTAAGGGTGTAACTGATCGAGATAAGTTCGATATTTAGGCTCCACTATGCAACACTCATATACTTGATTTGAGCTCGATTAAGCTTGATCTTACTAACTCGAGCTCCTCTCAAGTAAGTTTTTAGTTAGTTGGAGCTCAATCGACTAATTAGTTAGTTCGGGATAACTACACTatcggtgccataacttttgtacgatgttcacttgagtgctatatatatatttgttgtctatttgagtgccacatcggagGAAAATCACTAACCCGAGTGCCATTTCCGATGAATCATCCTACgtggactttttatttttatttatttatttttcggcgacacgtgatttttttaaatttttttaatattttctgaaaatttatctttttttatttattttgatatttttcttttttattttatttttgttgcttttaacgccttggccggcgagggtcaccggcaaccctcgccggccacaatcGACAACCCCGGGGGCAAGGGCTGCTTCGCCTTGGGCCGACGGGGCGGCGATGGCCCTCATCCCTAGGGTTGCAGGCCAAGAgagcaaaaaatgaagaaaaaactaaagtaaaaaagaaaaattgcaaataaataaaaaaatttatgaaaaaaatgcaCGTGTACATTAGAATATTCAAAAGAGTCGTTTCGCCGGTGCCACGTCAGTTTTTCTGATATTCACGTCGGTTTTCCGGTGTCCATGTAATCGACGGCACTTAAGCgattgatttttcaaagttatgacactcaaatcagcaagaaaaaagttatagcactcaagtgagcaccatacaaaagttatagccCTTGTAATGTACTTATCCCTTTAGTTCTATCcgaagatttttttatttcgcaACGGAGAACCTATTATAGCAGTGATCTTTGCCTGTATAGAAAGAGGACCTTGGTCGAAGTGAAAACGAATCTTGCTCATATCCAAAACCATAAATTACGAATCAGGAAAAACGgaatcaaaaaccctaaaaattttTTGTTGGTGCAAATCAAGTGCCTCGGTTAGATTGTTGTCGACACGTAATTTTTGATGAGCTCATTCGGTTATTCAGTCGCGCAAGAAAATTAGGGATCGATCCCGACCCCCGGAACAAAATTGAAACTTAATTTGCATTTGCATAATTGGAGCATTTAGTAGTAATAAGCCGTTATGAGTTGCATCCTAATTAGACTGGCCTAGAGAGGTTCGGAGCTTAATCAAACGAACTGGAATAAGATCACAAGAGCGTGCAATTCGGTCAAGCCCACGATCAGTTCCATATGTCCGAAGATGGCCAAGCACATGGGTGTTCTAAATTAGGAAAGATCGTCATTCTTTGATCAGATGAGGCTATGCATCACATACATTTTTAGCCTAATTTGGATCCGTCTCTGAGTAAATGTAGGAAGAAAGAATTTGGATAATAATGGGCGTACTCAATAGGGCGCAATGAAATGATTATGGCGGAGGCAATGGGAAGATCTGGCGCCATCGTCGCGCCCTGGTCAGTCCTGTCGCAGCCGGAGCTACCAGCATGTGCCGGCGGAGTCCCCACGGCAGCTCCGTCATGTCTGGATCAAAGCAGCTCACGGCAAGCCAACGCCGACAGCCGCGCCCGGGCCTTCCCATAGCCGCTCCAGCGAATGCATGCGTTTCTCCGGCCCAGCACCGGCAATCTCCAGCGACAGCAGTGAGCTCCGACGCCATCCCCTGAGCACTACTGTCCGCAGCCGCAGCCACCGGCACCCACATCACCATCGTTCGTCTACAACACGAAACCTGACATGCACGATCACATCCATGCACTGCTCAATCATTTCCCCGTGCCTTATTCGAGTCTCACGTCCCCACATACTGCGTACTCCATACGAGGCGAGAAGTCACGGCAAGTGGGAAAgaccaaaggaagaagaatacTGCGGAGACTCGGTGATAGAGAAGGAGAGTGAAGAGATGATGACGGGTCTTCCTTGAAGACTTCAAAACGAGAGGCCAACGATCGGAGCATTACACGCGAACTTGCAGGAAAAAGACGGTGGACCTGACTTTTTCGGGTCATTGTCCACACCGGCGAGCAATCTGACGAGCTGCTGCAATCCAATCCCCGCAGTGGCTCGGCTCGCCCACGATCTTTGCCGGTCGCTGGTAAGCTCGCCTAGCCGCCGGTCCTCCCCGCCTCGATTCATTTTGATCATCACAAGTTGAAAACACACCCTAAGGTAACGGCGAGGTTGGTAAATATTTCGCAGAACACTTGATGCAATGTGTGATAATAAAGCTCCGCTTTTGCTCTGCATAACTTACggagattattttttttcaagcgATTATTTATTACTTTAAATTTATTAGGCACTAACTAATTTGCTTACGTACCCGCATAATCACCATAACATACTAGCATTTTAATAATTAACATCGACTAAAACGACTTGCAAAATACTATTGAGATAAAGAGAAAATATTCCAAAACGACattgaataaaatatataaatattacaaatttgatttcacaaattaaaaattttaccaTTTCTTGAGATTTCGATTGCATTTAGGCCGCAGCAAATCCCAAAGGAGGCAGGGAGGTCAAAGCTCAGACTCTAATTTCGTGATTGTTGCCATCGAAGGAGGAAGGCAGAATGCCAGAAGCTACCATTTCGAGCTTCAGGTTCCAAACAGCAAcgctctagagagagagagagagagacagacagacagacagaagATGAAGCAGGCGGAGCTGACGGGCTTGCTGTGTGTGGCGTGGGCGATCAGTCTGCTCTACGGCGAGATGTTGGCTTATTGGGTCCCTTCTCTCGGGTCTTGTTCATGGCCTCATCTCAATTCGCCTTCCACGTCCACGgtgcctcttcttctttttcttcttcttcttcttcttcttctgcttcttccatTTCCGTTCCTGATGCAAGGCTTCGTATTGTATGTTTCACCAATCGTCGCGCACCCGTTAGTTGCGTCGAGCTCGATATGTCTCAATTACTTGGCTAGGCTGTTGGAATCGCCGAaagttttctcctttttttacgGAGGGCAAGTTTAATTTCATAACAGACATCAAATTCAATGCTTTAGTGCCTCGTGCTGGAAGTTGAAAGTACTGCCGTATGAATCTATCCAATTTGTCACTCGAGCAACGAGGGTTGACTATTCGTAAGAAGTATTGACTGTGGGATGGAGGTAAATCTGCAGTTAATGTATTAGATATTGCAGATGCTCAACATGTGTGAATGCCTAGTTGATCGGAACATAGTTGGTTCGGCGAAATACTTGGGTTACCTTTAGGGATTAAGAACGCTCGAATACATAGTGAAAGATTGTCCTGTTTGTGCTAATCTCAGATGGGTAATGTCGGAGATCAGAATAGCTATGTCAAAGTTGCTGTTCTGGCTGATCCACAGGTATTCTTGCATAAGTTGTGTCTCCATTTGTTGCTGCCGGTGTCGGTTCATGTTCCCCTGCATCTCATACTGATTTTGTGTGTTGCCAGCTGATGGATAGAACGTCTCACGGCCTGACGCCTAAATCCTTTGCTTTGGAGATGGCGCAATTCTATACGGATTTGTTTATGCGCAGAGCCTACTTGAGTTCCATTCTGCCTTTCAAACCCGACGTGGTTTTGTTTTTGGGTGATTATTTTGATGGAGGCCCATATTTGTCTGATGAAGAGTAATGCCTGTAGTTTTCTGTATTACTTTTGGAAAAAGTTGTGTGCGCTAATCACCATTCACTATGGAATGCTTGCACTTGTGCACCACTCCAGCATGTTATTTATTTGGCTTATTTCCTTGTCGTGTTTACTTAGACTATCCTACCTTGAATTCTGTTGTAGAAGTATGAAGGTTTAcggaatattagaaaaaatcaattgcTTCATGTATTTACAACTCCGTATATAATATACGACAGAATCACTTGGGAATATGAACATGCTATTTAGGCAAGGGACCTTATATAGAACTGATTCTGGCGATCCACACAGATCTTATCTGTTCATTCCCTTAACATTTAGAGCACAAATCTTGCTGCTGAAGTACATTCAgttctgtcctttttttttcacctttggaGTAAACTTAATAGAGCTTCCCACTGTGAAATTACAGAATTCTTTCGTGCGGCCTTGTTTTTATTGGATTGATGTAATTTAATTTCCAATTCTGTACTTTTTCTTAAGAAAGGCCATTCACATGTTTTACCCTATTAGATGGGAGGATTCATCGAACCGCTTCAAGCATATCTTTGATCTCAAAACTCAGGATAAGCACACAGAATGTCCAGTCTACTACATTCCTGGAAACCATGATGTTGGTTATGCAAGCCTTCACTCCCATAAGCCAGAGGTATCTCAATAAGTCGCTCTTATGCATTTTTAGTAGTAGCAGTAATAGAGTTCTGAGTGACGTGCATCTCCATGTCTAGTCTGGACGAGAGGCACTTTAATTGGTGTCGTCAGGTTGTAACGGAAAATCAAGGCTATATGTATTGCTTTATATAGGGTTTGTCTATGTATTGCTCTCCCACCACCCCAAAAAAGGTTCGTGCTTTTactcattttccattttcaggTTCTCAGTTGGTATGAAAGAGAATTTGGGAAGAAAAATCACCGATTCACGGTTGGAAAAGTGGACTTTATTGCTGTAGATGCCCAAACATTAGATGGtacatgaagatatttttttgtggttttaatTTATATTATGCTTTCTTCCATATGATTGAAAGTTCAAAACTAGTGACCTGAATTAGCATAACTTGCTGTATACAAGTATGTGTCTTCCTTGCATAATCTCAGTTTATATACTTAAGAAATGTCTCTCTTAGACAATTTGTGAAATATGAACTACCTAGCCTCATCTGCATCATAATgcatgctgtttttttttttttggtacttcgCAACGCAACTAAAGCATTCTGGAATGGGTCCATTCCTTTAGATTCATATTATGTTAAGGCAGTGGAGTATCTCATTTGCAGGGCGTCAACGAGAAGGAAAGGCTTCATCATCTTGGGATTTGGTTAAAAATGTCTCCTTGGGTATGTTATTTCCTTCGATGATTAGTGAAATATTTGACAGTTCAACTCCATCCGTTTTGGGAAGAGTTCTCAAGATTATTTGCACTTTCCTAGGTTCACACTCAAATCCGAGGGTTTTATTAACTCATATTCCTTTGTATCGGCGTGACTGGACTTATTGCGGACCCAATCGTAATTCTCCGGTCATCAATCAGGTGAGCATAGCTGATTCTTGTATAGAGGAAATCAATCAAAGTATGTGCAGCATCGGTAGCATAAGTATTGCGTTGTCTCTTTCCATAAAACTTCTAGCTTGGACTATTTACCAGCCTGGTCTTATAAGAGCAATGCCACATCAATGTGGGCATTTTATGGTCAGCCAATGAGCTTTTGATAATTGGGAAGTACGGTCCAGATTTAGTCTTGTGGGTCCATATTTAATGCTATCATGGTGATGGTTCTTGGCACTTGAACTAACATAAATCTCTTTAATTTCCAGAGGATCCGGCGAACTACTGGAAATCAAGAAATAGCGTAAGCCTCTCGGTTAGCTTCTTACAATGCTCAGAATATTCATCACTGAGGAATAATCAGTCTGACAGTTAGTGATACAGGTACCAGAACTACATCACTGAGGAATCATCTAACTACTTGCTGGATTTGGTCAAACCTGTAAGTTGGATTTTGTTTGCTATCTAGATCTGAGATGAGATAATCTTTTGTAACTTGGCCTTCAAATAGTTTTTCTTAATGCATATCTGTGGTAGCACCGGTCTAATTGTGGATGGGACAATTACAAAggcaagttctaaaacttgtcacgataATGCACTTGACtgttaaaattttcattcatgcatttaagttctaaaatttgcaaTTCCGATGCACTTCAGTCTTCCCATTAACTCCGTCAGTTTTAAGTTCATGGAAAATGCCACGTGGCTTTCTTTATTATCATGGCAATACTAGGTGACCGTTAACTAAAAATGCCAAGTAGATTTTCTGTCACGAAAAGGTAATGGGGATAACAAAGGACTAAAGTGGACATTGTGGCAAGTTTTAGGATCTAAATGcaggaaatcaaaatttaggattcaagtgATTTTGGGTCTCAAGCTGTAATCGTCCGAATTGTGGATTTTTTGGTCTCGTACTTTAGTTCGAAATTGTAACACCTTAAGGTTAAGGGGTTTACCTTTTCAAATTGTCAGGTGTGTGAAGGAGCTataattctattttcttttctggtgGACGCACGGGGCGTAGGGATGTTCAATGTACTTGACTAAAGGGTTTAATTGGTTTTTGTTTATATATGCATGTAGCACGAACACCAAGTAATAAGTCGTTATAGAAAGTAAAATAAGTAGAAATGTTTTGTACTTCAGGTCCCAATTCTGCCTGGAACCTTTTTTGTCTAATAAAATACCAACTTTTGCTCTAGTCCCAAAACTGCCCACGTGTCCAAAATTGCCACTGGTGTCTTCAAGATTATCAACATCAGGTTCATTATCGGAACCTGCGTCTCCATCATCGCCTTCACCTAATTAATGGAACAACGGCAGCCTCCGAATGTCGATAATAGTGAAAAAACCAGTGGCGATTTTGGGATGCGTGGGCAGTTTTGGAACTCGAGTGAATGTTGaggatatttttttagaaaaaataaagttccAGGCAGAATTGGGATTGGACCTCAAGTTGGGTTTTTTAAGGGTATTAACCCCCTGAAATAATTGTAGTTAGTGAtgtattttagttttttcatgAAGTCTCGTCTGTTCAAAAGACGCCAAAGTTAATTATTATACAATATTTCacttaaaatgaaagaaagatatGTCAGAGGTTGTCTTACTTCTGGAAATTATAAATGTACTTAGATATGTATTTCCTATCGAATCAGTGATGCGATAAAGTAATCTTGTAAATAtgcatataaaagaaaaaggaaacagtaAAGTAactcaagaaaaatgaaaaaggaaaagacatagACATTTAAGGTAAATGGCTTGAGCTTAGCGAGCAGTCTCGTGAGGGTTATGTTTTCTTGGGGAGGGGGTGAGTCCTACAGCCCAAACCCAAAAAAGCTTTAGTTAATTCGTTTCTTTGGCTTATTACGATGAGTTGTGCATGATCTCGGTGACTTACAGCAGTAAttcatttagggtttttttattCTTAGATGAAAGGTCATGTTAATATGTAGGCTATAGCTTGTAAAATAGAGTGGAGCTATTTATACTTGGTAACAAACTCACATGTAGTATTTTTGTAGGTGCTTGTTCTATCAGGCCATGATCATGACCAATGCATGGTGGTACATAAAGCCAAGTTTGGGAATGTTGTGGAGGTAAGCCCATGGTATTTGGTTGGAACTACCCATTTGGCATCTAGCGTATAACATCTGATGGACAGCGGCATTCAGCACACTGTAGGAACTGTGAGTTGGCAGCAGGGGAACTTACATCCATCTTTCATGCTGTTGTCTGTTACTAATGTGACAATGTCGACTGCGTCCGATCCACAAGCAGCAGTTTTAACTCAACTCTGCTTTCTTCCTATGCAGACTCACATTTACATCTGGTAATTATCTTATCTCACCGTGACAATGTGATTTCCAGTTGCGCTTTCTAATTCTCATTCTGAGAGTTGTGGATGTTGTCAGGTACCTTTTGCTGTTTGTTGCAACTCTTCTTGCTCTCCTCTTCTGGCCAACTAGTAGCAAGAGCTTTTGGCATCAGATTTGTGGGAATATTGGCCATTGCGTACATCTCATAAGGTCTAATCTGTCTGGTGGAGCaacgaaagagaaaaatgaagatgaaaactTCGTTTATGAAGAGATTTGGGATGCGGAAGGAACAATGCACCTTATCAAGAAAAGCTTGGATGGCCCTACTATGCGTTCAAGTGACAAAGGTCCAGTAGTAAGGTGATTAAGAACAAACATAATCATACTTACATTCTTTCATGATGTCTTGCGCAAACTTCAACTTTTCACATTCACATAATTTCTCCTATTGTGCCAAGCTTTCCTTAATCTTTCCTTCTATAGATGCTGAGATAAGTCTAACTGGTTTTTGTGTTCACTTTGAAGCAGGGGTAGTGCTGTCATACGACCAACAGCAAAAATGCATAATCAGGACGTCGAGGTGTCTATGAATGTAGATACAAATAGCGATGCT
It encodes the following:
- the LOC115736372 gene encoding uncharacterized protein C630.12 isoform X5, whose translation is MKQAELTGLLCVAWAISLLYGEMLAYWVPSLGSCSWPHLNSPSTSTMGNVGDQNSYVKVAVLADPQLMDRTSHGLTPKSFALEMAQFYTDLFMRRAYLSSILPFKPDVVLFLGDYFDGGPYLSDEEWEDSSNRFKHIFDLKTQDKHTECPVYYIPGNHDVGYASLHSHKPEVLSWYEREFGKKNHRFTVGKVDFIAVDAQTLDGRQREGKASSSWDLVKNVSLGSHSNPRVLLTHIPLYRRDWTYCGPNRNSPVINQRIRRTTGNQEIAYQNYITEESSNYLLDLVKPFFLMHICGSTGLIVDGTITRCLFYQAMIMTNAWWYIKPSLGMLWSNVTMSTASDPQAAVLTQLCFLPMQTHIYIWYLLLFVATLLALLFWPTSSKSFWHQICGNIGHCVHLIRSNLSGGATKEKNEDENFVYEEIWDAEGTMHLIKKSLDGPTMRSSDKGPVVSRGSAVIRPTAKMHNQDVEVSMNVDTNSDASSSVKLALKTNKSRTKIIVQRLVRTLWMLTIIAAVNVTLYMMLLFKDWNDM
- the LOC115736372 gene encoding uncharacterized protein C630.12 isoform X3, which gives rise to MKQAELTGLLCVAWAISLLYGEMLAYWVPSLGSCSWPHLNSPSTSTMGNVGDQNSYVKVAVLADPQLMDRTSHGLTPKSFALEMAQFYTDLFMRRAYLSSILPFKPDVVLFLGDYFDGGPYLSDEEWEDSSNRFKHIFDLKTQDKHTECPVYYIPGNHDVGYASLHSHKPEVLSWYEREFGKKNHRFTVGKVDFIAVDAQTLDGRQREGKASSSWDLVKNVSLGSHSNPRVLLTHIPLYRRDWTYCGPNRNSPVINQRIRRTTGNQEIAYQNYITEESSNYLLDLVKPVLVLSGHDHDQCMVVHKAKFGNVVEHTVGTVSWQQGNLHPSFMLLSVTNVTMSTASDPQAAVLTQLCFLPMQTHIYIWYLLLFVATLLALLFWPTSSKSFWHQICGNIGHCVHLIRSNLSGGATKEKNEDENFVYEEIWDAEGTMHLIKKSLDGPTMRSSDKGPVVSRGSAVIRPTAKMHNQDVEVSMNVDTNSDASSSVKLALKTNKSRTKIIVQRLVRTLWMLTIIAAVNVTLYMMLLFKDWNDM
- the LOC115736372 gene encoding uncharacterized protein C630.12 isoform X2 → MKQAELTGLLCVAWAISLLYGEMLAYWVPSLGSCSWPHLNSPSTSTMGNVGDQNSYVKVAVLADPQLMDRTSHGLTPKSFALEMAQFYTDLFMRRAYLSSILPFKPDVVLFLGDYFDGGPYLSDEEWEDSSNRFKHIFDLKTQDKHTECPVYYIPGNHDVGYASLHSHKPEVLSWYEREFGKKNHRFTVGKVDFIAVDAQTLDGRQREGKASSSWDLVKNVSLGSHSNPRVLLTHIPLYRRDWTYCGPNRNSPVINQRIRRTTGNQEIAYQNYITEESSNYLLDLVKPHRSNCGWDNYKVLVLSGHDHDQCMVVHKAKFGNVVEHTVGTVSWQQGNLHPSFMLLSVTNVTMSTASDPQAAVLTQLCFLPMQTHIYIWYLLLFVATLLALLFWPTSSKSFWHQICGNIGHCVHLIRSNLSGGATKEKNEDENFVYEEIWDAEGTMHLIKKSLDGPTMRSSDKGPVVRGSAVIRPTAKMHNQDVEVSMNVDTNSDASSSVKLALKTNKSRTKIIVQRLVRTLWMLTIIAAVNVTLYMMLLFKDWNDM
- the LOC115736372 gene encoding uncharacterized protein C630.12 isoform X1, which produces MKQAELTGLLCVAWAISLLYGEMLAYWVPSLGSCSWPHLNSPSTSTMGNVGDQNSYVKVAVLADPQLMDRTSHGLTPKSFALEMAQFYTDLFMRRAYLSSILPFKPDVVLFLGDYFDGGPYLSDEEWEDSSNRFKHIFDLKTQDKHTECPVYYIPGNHDVGYASLHSHKPEVLSWYEREFGKKNHRFTVGKVDFIAVDAQTLDGRQREGKASSSWDLVKNVSLGSHSNPRVLLTHIPLYRRDWTYCGPNRNSPVINQRIRRTTGNQEIAYQNYITEESSNYLLDLVKPHRSNCGWDNYKVLVLSGHDHDQCMVVHKAKFGNVVEHTVGTVSWQQGNLHPSFMLLSVTNVTMSTASDPQAAVLTQLCFLPMQTHIYIWYLLLFVATLLALLFWPTSSKSFWHQICGNIGHCVHLIRSNLSGGATKEKNEDENFVYEEIWDAEGTMHLIKKSLDGPTMRSSDKGPVVSRGSAVIRPTAKMHNQDVEVSMNVDTNSDASSSVKLALKTNKSRTKIIVQRLVRTLWMLTIIAAVNVTLYMMLLFKDWNDM
- the LOC115736372 gene encoding uncharacterized protein C630.12 isoform X6 — encoded protein: MKQAELTGLLCVAWAISLLYGEMLAYWVPSLGSCSWPHLNSPSTSTMGNVGDQNSYVKVAVLADPQLMDRTSHGLTPKSFALEMAQFYTDLFMRRAYLSSILPFKPDVVLFLGDYFDGGPYLSDEEWEDSSNRFKHIFDLKTQDKHTECPVYYIPGNHDVGYASLHSHKPEVLSWYEREFGKKNHRFTVGKVDFIAVDAQTLDGRQREGKASSSWDLVKNVSLGSHSNPRVLLTHIPLYRRDWTYCGPNRNSPVINQRIRRTTGNQEIAYQNYITEESSNYLLDLVKPHRSNCGWDNYKVLVLSGHDHDQCMVVHKAKFGNVVEHTVGTVSWQQGNLHPSFMLLSVTNVTMSTASDPQAAVLTQLCFLPMQTHIYIWYLLLFVATLLALLFWPTSSKSFWHQICGNIGHCVHLIRSNLSGGATKEKNEDENFVYEEIWDAEGTMHLIKKSLDGPTMRSSDKGPVVRFLCSL
- the LOC115736372 gene encoding uncharacterized protein C630.12 isoform X4, translated to MKQAELTGLLCVAWAISLLYGEMLAYWVPSLGSCSWPHLNSPSTSTMGNVGDQNSYVKVAVLADPQLMDRTSHGLTPKSFALEMAQFYTDLFMRRAYLSSILPFKPDVVLFLGDYFDGGPYLSDEEWEDSSNRFKHIFDLKTQDKHTECPVYYIPGNHDVGYASLHSHKPEVLSWYEREFGKKNHRFTVGKVDFIAVDAQTLDGRQREGKASSSWDLVKNVSLGSHSNPRVLLTHIPLYRRDWTYCGPNRNSPVINQRIRRTTGNQEIAYQNYITEESSNYLLDLVKPVLVLSGHDHDQCMVVHKAKFGNVVEHTVGTVSWQQGNLHPSFMLLSVTNVTMSTASDPQAAVLTQLCFLPMQTHIYIWYLLLFVATLLALLFWPTSSKSFWHQICGNIGHCVHLIRSNLSGGATKEKNEDENFVYEEIWDAEGTMHLIKKSLDGPTMRSSDKGPVVRGSAVIRPTAKMHNQDVEVSMNVDTNSDASSSVKLALKTNKSRTKIIVQRLVRTLWMLTIIAAVNVTLYMMLLFKDWNDM